The Paramisgurnus dabryanus chromosome 6, PD_genome_1.1, whole genome shotgun sequence genome has a window encoding:
- the bmi1b gene encoding polycomb complex protein BMI-1-B, giving the protein MHRTTRIKITELNPHLMCVLCGGYFIDATTIVECLHSFCKLCIVRYLETSKFCPICDVQVHKTKPLLNIRSDKTLQDIVYKLVPGLFKNEMKRRRDFYAAHPSVDVTNGSNEDRGEVADEDKRIIADDEIISLSIEFFDQSKFQSKDGEEKEPTREANVKRYLQCPAAMTVMHLRKFLRSKMDIPCTFQIEVMYEDEPLKDYYTLMDIAYIYTWRRNGPLPLKYRVRPGCKKMKLSGPRDDITGGRRPDTESDSSSDKPNSPAAAAPSTSSSLPSPSTPIQSPHPNFPHISTLNGVSAKVGPNSQAPFSNKACKTSLNGSNCLG; this is encoded by the exons ATGCACCGAACAACAAGAATCAAGATAACGGAGCTAAATCCACATTTAATGTGCGTTTTGTGTGGAGGATACTTCATTGACGCCACAACCATTGTTGAATGTTTGCACTCTT TCTGCAAACTGTGTATTGTGAGGTATCTGGAGACCAGCAAATTTTGCCCTATTTGTGATGTTCAAGTTCATAAAACCAAACCTCTCCTGAATATCAG GTCAGACAAGACCCTTCAGGACATTGTATACAAGCTGGTACCTGGTTTGTTCAAAA ATGAAATGAAAAGGCGCCGTGATTTTTATGCTGCACATCCATCAGTTGACG TTACAAATGGTTCTAATGAGGATAGAGGAGAGGTGGCAGATGAAGACAAGAGAATCATAGCTGATGATGAGATCATCAGTTTGTCCATTGAGTTTTTTGACCAGAGCAA ATTTCAAAGTAAAGATGGAGAAGAAAAAGAACCTACAAGAGAg GCTAATGTAAAACGGTACTTACAATGTCCTGCCGCTATGACAGTGATGCATCTCAGAAAATTTCTCAGAAGTAAAATGGATATACCATGCACCTTTCAG aTTGAGGTTATGTATGAGGATGAGCCTTTGAAAGATTACTATACTCTTATGGATATTGCTTATATCTACACATGGAGAAGG AATGGACCACTGCCATTGAAGTACAGAGTTCGGCCCGGTTGCAAAAAAATGAAGTTAAGCGGCCCAAGGGATGACATAACTGGTGGCAGAAGACCTGATACAGAAAGTGACTCCAGCAGCGACAAACCAAATAGCCCAGCTGCTGCTGCACCCTCTACATCCTCCTCTCTGCCCAGCCCAAGCACTCCTATCCAGTCTCCACATCCCAACTTCCCTCATATTTCCACACTTAATGGAGTTTCTGCCAAAGTGGGCCCAAACAGCCAAGCTCCTTTCAGCAACAAAGCCTGCAAAACTTCTCTTAATGGCTCCAACTGTCTTGGGTGA
- the LOC135766783 gene encoding uncharacterized protein: MSLIGDHKIVRVFLIVLSQIVYIVTLFINALAGSGKGPFRHSTGNVSGRYETEITPAGWTFSIWAIIYSWLFLMNLYFLTWLCRRLYSSPSILPSAFFLTWIINMILNSTWLVLWDREWIIPALIVLALIAFTNYLLIIFSCIGLRANGPWLRQKHPKDLICIILLVQNGIATYATWTTIATLLNFTIVLKIASDSATNAATISLCILLLEVIVWFTLENFVIERHVRYILTIYPVIIYALIGNLSKHYNAADPGRNAVFSAVLLAVTFGVLAVRVGLVVWRHRTHPLYCELNPEVPMLPNSSTDNKCE, from the exons ATGTCTCTCATAGGGGATCACAAAATCGTGCGCGTTTTTCTTATAGTCCTTTCTCAGATTGTTTACATTGTTACTTTGTTCATCAACGCACTCGCAGGATCGGGAAAAG GGCCATTCAGGCACAGCACGGGAAATGTGTCGGGAAGATATGAAACAGAGATCACTCCTGCAGGATGGACCTTCTCTATATGGGCTATCATCTATTCATGGCTCTTTCTAATGAACTTATATTTCCTGACCTGGCTCTGCAGACG GTTGTATTCAAGCCCATCAATCCTGCCCTCTGCATTCTTTCTCACATGGATCATCAACATGATTTTAAACAGCACGTGGCTTGTCTTGTGGGACAGAGA ATGGATAATCCCTGCACTGATAGTTCTAGCTCTGATTGCTTTCACCAACTACTTGCTCATCATATTCTCTTGTATTGGTCTACGTGCTAATGGACCATGGCTCAGACAGAAACACCCAAAAGATCTTATCTGCATCATACTGCTG GTTCAAAATGGCATTGCCACCTATGCAACATGGACAACCATCGCCACTCTGCTCAACTTCACAATTGTTTTGAAAATTGCATCTGATTCTGCAACAAATGCTGCTACCATTTCTTTATGCATACTTCTGCTGGAAGTAATAGTATG GTTTACTCTGGAAAATTTTGTGATTGAAAGGCATGTGCGCTACATCCTTACCATTTACCCTGTCATAATTTATGCATTAATTGGAAACTTAAGCAAGCATTACAATGCAGCAGATCCTGGGCGGAATGCAGTCTTTTCAG CGGTGCTGCTCGCAGTGACCTTTGGTGTGCTAGCAGTGCGTGTGGGTTTGGTGGTTTGGAGACACAGGACTCATCCTCTCTATTGCGAACTCAACCCTGAGGTCCCGATGTTACCAAACAGCAGCACTGATAATAAGTGTGAATGA
- the dnajc1 gene encoding dnaJ homolog subfamily C member 1 encodes MTLPGILTLVLFAGLLAIQPPPALAWDADLELFDLVEEIPQNFYEFLSVNQDASSSEIRKAYRRLSLTLHPDKNKDENAETQFRQLVSIYEVLKDEERRQRYDDILVNGLPDWRQPVFYYRRVRKMSNAELGFLLFLILTVGHYAVIWSIYLEKQLDELLSKKKKEKKKKQNSKISEEIKSLTQEKNERSDRPHWHDILPLKLTIWLYYSVKSLPYIIQDLKQYYKEYKEMKEKEKEEAEAEALAEQEMQQKEKRPKVKKPKIEFPVYEPSTDSAFVPAYDQGTSIEDIEDQMDDWLEDKKQQQKKANEWTEEDLSQLSRCMAKFPGGTPGRWEKIAHELGRSVTEVIAKVKQVKDSVNNTSGLVKLSDLKGGTVILKNSRAAMVPDSLMTQREEPVEQQPEDFGEIVGGEDSEIKTLRKRTKKSAAGSAGPGAVEERVKGRRQRDFDPTAVDDDSEEEKKPSASKEKPSTAEDVWSQNQQRLLELALQQYPRGTTERWDKIAKVVPGKTKEECMSRYKLLAELIQKKKQAKS; translated from the exons aTGACTTTACCCGGGATCCTTACACTGGTGCTATTCGCCGGGCTGCTCGCTATTCAGCCACCGCCAGCGTTAGCATGGGACGCAGACCTGGAGCTTTTCGACCTGGTGGAGGAGATCCCCCAAAACTTCTACGAGTTTTTGTCTGTAAATCAG GATGCATCTTCCTCAGAAATCAGGAAGGCATATAGAAGGCTCTCTCTTACATTACATCCAGataaaaacaaagatgaaaATGCAGAAACACAGTTCAGACAG TTAGTTTCCATCTATGAGGTCCTTAAGGATGAGGAAAGAAGACAAAG ATATGATGACATCCTGGTTAATGGGCTGCCGGATTGGAGACAGCCTGTTTTCTATTATCGACGTGTTCGAAAAATGAGCAATGCAGAGTTGGGcttcctcctcttcctcattcTGACAGTGGGTCACTATGCAGTTATATGGTCAATCTACTTGGAGAAGCAGTTG GATGAACTTCTgagtaagaaaaaaaaagagaagaagaaaaagCAAAACAGTAAAATTTCAGAAGAGATTAAGTCCTTGACACAAGAAAAGAACGAGAG ATCTGACCGGCCACATTGGCATGACATTTTGCCTCTCAAATTAACCATCTGGTTGTACTATTCTGTAAAGTCTCTTCCTTATATAATACAG GATTTAAAGCAGTATTACAAAGAGTATaaagaaatgaaagaaaaagaaaaagaggaGGCCGAGGCAGAGGCGCTGGCAGAGCAGGAAATGCAGCAGA AAGAAAAACGACCCAAGGTGAAGAAGCCTAAAATTGAGTTTCCGGTCTACGAACCCAGTACAGATTCAGCTTTTGTGCCAGCATATGATCAGGGCACATCTATCGAAGATATTGAAGATCAGATGGATGACTGGTTAGAGGACAAAAAGCAGCAGCAGAAGAAA GCTAATGAGTGGACAGAGGAAGATCTCAGCCAGCTTTCCCGATGTATGGCCAAGTTTCCTGGTGGGACACCTGGCCGGTGGGAGAAGATTGCTCATGAGTTGGGCAGATCAGTGACTGAG GTTATAGCAAAAGTTAAACAAGTCAAAGACTCTGTAAACAATACATCAG GGTTGGTGAAGCTTTCTGATTTGAAGGGCGGCACTGTGATATTAAAGAATTCCAGAGCAGCAATGGTACCTGACAGTTTGATGACCCAGCGAGAGGAACCTGTAGAGCAGCAGCCGGAAGATTTTGGGGAGATTGTCGGGGGAGAGGACTCGGAAATCAAAACCCTTCGAAAGCGAACAAAGAAGTCTGCAGCCGGGAGCGCTGGTCCTGGAGCGGTGGAGGAAAGGGTGAAAGGGCGCCGACAGAGAGACTTTGACCCCACGGCTGTGGATGATGACAGTGAGGAGGAGAAGAAACCATCTGCCTCAAAAGAAAAACCCAGTACTGCTGAAGATGTATGGTCACAAAACCAACAAAGGCTCTTGGAGCTGGCCTTACAACAATACCCACGTGGCACCACTGAACGTTGGGACAAGATTGCGAAAGTGGTGCCTGGAAAAACTAAG GAGGAGTGCATGTCCCGCTACAAACTGCTGGCAGAGCTGATTCAGAAAAAGAAACAAGCAAAGAGTTGA